From the genome of Spinacia oleracea cultivar Varoflay chromosome 2, BTI_SOV_V1, whole genome shotgun sequence, one region includes:
- the LOC110790106 gene encoding U11/U12 small nuclear ribonucleoprotein 59 kDa protein, which translates to MNLVQYQSMAPPHPPPPQQWGPSIPPNPPPSSTFWNPFNVQHRLKDLHETLSLANALQKEMEMLMKVKEGKGGNGGNVDCSINSSEVDEFSTFFEDNRIDLGAQELISVEAANGLMSKLRFLIEPFRFVTDAGIPWEEKSAVVRLSNKVNKSKRNKLWRKRKRRRVAEVLAKAGEQFQKFDREADEWRAKEIAKDMAQQKVEKMKVIAKQKAKEERKKLEAELELALMVEKLQELRSVRIQKLKKQGHFLPEEDDKFLERIQAAVEEEERQAKAAAATDAAKDAIAAAEESRKVSQGAKLDSKDERSNYDDEENQEQRAESRSGLGSLASTSKESEKQGSDGQSHGAYDYVANLPPEFYHYYHGSNTDMGTLIEVRRTWDAYLRPGGSRIPGHWIQPPLPADEVWASYLVQQR; encoded by the exons ATGAACCTAGTTCAGTATCAATCAATGGCACCTCCTCATCCTCCCCCTCCTCAACAATGGGGTCCATCAATTCCTCCAAACCCACCTCCTTCAAGCACTTTCTGGAACCCCTTTAATGTCCAACACCGCTTGAAAGACTTACATGAAACTCTCTCTCTCGCAAATGCACT GCAAAAAGAGATGGAGATGTTGATGAAGGTTAAGGAAGGAAAGGGGGGTAATGGTGGAAATGTTGATTGTTCAATTAATAGCTCAGAAGTTGATGAATTTTCTACGTTTTTTGAAGATAATAGGATTGATTTGGGTGCTCAAGAATTGATTTCAGTGGAGGCTGCAAATGGGTTGATGTCAAAATTAAGGTTTTTGATTGAGCCTTTTAGGTTTGTTACTGATGCTGGGATCCCATGGGAGGAGAAGTCTGCTGTTGTTAGATTGAGTAACAAGGTTAACAAGTCCAAACGGAATAAGCtgtggaggaagaggaagagacGGCGTGTTGCAGAAGTGCTTGCTAAG GCAGGCGAGCAATTCCAGAAATTCGATCGAGAAGCTGATGAATGGAGGGCTAAAGAAATTGCCAAGGATATGGCGCAACAAAAG GTTGAAAAAATGAAGGTGATTGCAAAACAGAAGGCTAAGGAGGAAAGGAAGAAATTGGAAGCTGAG CTTGAGCTGGCTCTGATGGTTGAGAAGTTGCAAGAACTGCGGTCTGTCAGGATACAGAAGTTAAAAAAACAAG GGCACTTTCTTCCCGAAGAAGATGACAAATTTCTTGAGAGAATTCAAGCTGCAGTTGAAGAGGAAGAGCGCCAAGCCAAGGCTGCTGCAGCCACAGATGCAGCCAAGGATGCTATTGCAGCTGCTGAAGAATCTAGAAAGGTTTCCCAGGGTGCCAAGTTAGATTCAAAGGATGAAAGAAGTAACTATGATGATGAAGAAAATCAAGAGCAGAGAGCTGAAAGTAGAAGTGGACTTGGCTCTCTGGCATCCACTAGCAAAGAGTCTGAAAAGCAAGGCTCTGATGGACAAAGCCATGGTGCTTATGACTATGTGGCTAATTTACCCCCAGAGTTCTATCACTATTATCATGGAAGTAATACTGACATGGGTACTCTCATTGAG GTTCGGAGAACATGGGATGCATATTTAAGACCTGGGGGAAG TCGGATTCCTGGTCACTGGATTCAACCACCCCTTCCAGCAGACGAAGTATGGGCATCATATCTTGTGCAGCAAAGATGA
- the LOC110788945 gene encoding probable membrane-associated kinase regulator 6 has product MEHSETNCTQYTIMDTSQQPLATESFSYSWLATESSSFSNINHSVLLPEDHDEPNHNFDFDISMSKTNPSSLVHADKLFSNGLILPQSIDINPSSSSSSSSSPSPLLVVNPIIIRHHHPSPSSFRKMFLGKWSKFVPGKIISKYVKCLIPMRESIGRGGRRRVDDVNRIAWEVKSWSTNNTPQVVSPIRETSPYCSAWSDIDETSIRDAILYCKTSGNGLC; this is encoded by the exons ATGGAACATTCTGAAACTAACTGTACACAGTACACG ATAATGGATACTTCACAGCAACCACTAGCAACAGAGAGCTTCTCATACAGTTGGCTAGCAACAGAATCATCATCCTTCTCAAACATTAACCATTCTGTCCTCCTTCCAGAAGATCATGATGAACCCAACCACAACTTCGATTTCGATATTTCGATGTCGAAAACCAATCCCTCATCACTCGTTCATGCTGATAAACTCTTCTCCAACGGCCTCATCCTACCTCAATCCATCGACATAaacccttcttcttcttcttcttcttcttcatcaccTTCTCCATTGCTTGTTGTTAATCCCATAATTATTCGTCATCATCATCCATCGCCTTCGTCGTTTCGAAAGATGTTCCTTGGAAAATGGAGTAAATTTGTTCCAGGGAAGATAATCAGCAAGTATGTAAAATGCTTGATTCCGATGAGGGAATCAATTGGCAGGGGTGGAAGGAGAagagttgatgatgtgaatAGGATAGCATGGGAAGTAAAGAGTTGGAGTACTAATAACACTCCTCAAGTTGTTTCTCCTATCAGAGAAACTTCACCTTATTGTTCTGCTTGGAGCGACATTGATGAAACCTCCATTCGTGACGCTATTCTTTACTGTAAAACATCTGGTAATGGTTTATGTTAA